A part of Miscanthus floridulus cultivar M001 chromosome 6, ASM1932011v1, whole genome shotgun sequence genomic DNA contains:
- the LOC136459331 gene encoding TOM1-like protein 7 yields MYPSGAMVGAAPATRPSVSSRVDKATSHLLMGPDWAVNLEICDILNADVWQTKDAVKAVKKRLQNKDPKVQFFALTLLETMMKNCGEYVQFEVAEQHVLQEMVKIIQKKNDMQVRDKILLLLDSWQEAFGGPGSKYPQYHWAYLEVKTTGVVFPKRPIDAPPIFTPPATHNSQTYGSPRYAVGSLSDRMSSDVETLSLGDLSKIRNVTNLLNDMVYALNPSDRMAINDEIITDLVTQCRSNQQKLLQFVSTSGNEQLLKQGLEINDLLQSVLSKYDAVASGAPLAVEAPVREAIEAPREAPAVKPSAPPEHNDNVKEEEDEFAQLAQRKNKSVVSSDNASSNTGADLALVPIDQAVSESSSSVASNALVLLDPAPSTSTESKELDMIDLLSLTLCSPTLETSTDSSAQDQNGHQQPAVTHHQNGPQEPTVTNGQQYPSSVPQYPSNYQPHTANQGYAPQNSNYVAPWAQTGAYPPQPPAYASGYVYPAPPWAAPTHPVDSNPFLSVNYQDPRPVATPVAQGATYAPPPASYPPSSISYTPFVAPQLIQHNSPVGSPSNGQTANQTQMNVNQQSKDSSAASSRPYYIPDNLFSDLIDVKSFGGGNKMGGPTAMGSSNGGQPMIGGKK; encoded by the exons ATGTACCCGTCAGGGGCCATGGTGGGGGCGGCGCCCGCGACGCGGCCGAGCGTGTCGTCGCGGGTGGACAAGGCCACGAGCCACCTGCTCATGGGGCCCGACTGGGCGgtcaacctcgaaatctgcgacATCCTCAACGCCGACGTCTG GCAAACAAAGGATGCGGTGAAGGCAGTGAAAAAGAGATTGCAGAACAAGGACCCAAAGGTTCAGTTTTTTGCTTTGACG CTTTTGGAGACAATGATGAAGAATTGTGGTGAATATGTTCAGTTTGAAGTTGCTGAACAGCATGTTCTGCAAGAAATGGttaaaattatccagaagaag AATGATATGCAGGTAAGGGATAAAATATTATTACTTCTAGACTCCTGGCAAGAGGCATTTGGTGGACCTGGAAGTAAATACCCACAATATCATTGGGCATATCTTGAAGTAAAG ACGACAGGTGTGGTGTTCCCAAAGCGTCCTATAGATGCCCCACCAATATTTACTCCTCCAGCTACACATAATTCTCAGACCTATGGTTCACCCAGATATGCTGTGGGAAGTCTAAGTGACAGAATGTCCTCAGATGTTGAGACTCTGAG TTTAGGAGATTTGAGTAAGATTCGAAATGTCACAAACCTACTGAATGATATGGTGTATGCTTTAAACCCATCTGATCGAATG GCTATTAATGATGAAATTATCACAGATCTTGTGACCCAGTGTCGCTCAAATCAACAAAAGCTTCTGCAGTTTGTCAGTACATCAGG GAACGAACAGTTACTAAAGCAAGGACTGGAGATAAATGATCTCTTACAAAGCGTACTTTCAAAGTATGATGCTGTGGCCTCTGGTGCTCCTTTGGCGGTTGAAGCACCTGTGAGAGAGGCAATTGAGGCTCCTAGGGAGGCTCCTGCAGTAAAGCCATCTGCACCCCCTGAACATAATGATAATGTTAAAGAAGAGGAAGATGAGTTTGCCCAGCTAGCTCAAAG GAAAAACAAATCCGTAGTAAGTAGCGACAATGCATCATCCAACACTGGGGCGGACCTTGCCCTTGTACCCATTGATCAAGCAGTTTCAGAATCGTCATCTTCTGTTGCAAGCAATGCACTGGTTCTTCTTGATCCTGCTCCCAGTACTAGCACTGAATCAAAAGAGCTGGACATGATCGACCTTCTAAGCCTCACCTTGTGCAGTCCTACTCTTGAAACCTCAACAGATTCTTCAGCACAGGATCAAAATGGACACCAGCAACCTGCAGTTACACATCATCAAAATGGGCCTCAGGAACCTACAGTTACAAATGGGCAACAATATCCTTCTAGTGTGCCACAATATCCTTCAAACTACCAGCCTCACACTGCAAACCAAGGATATGCTCCACAGAACAGCAACTACGTTGCACCTTGGGCCCAGACCGGAGCATATCCACCTCAGCCTCCTGCATATGCATCTGGCTATGTCTACcctgcaccaccatgggcggcaCCTACACATCCTGTTGATTCTAACCCTTTTCTTTCGGTTAATTACCAAGATCCTCGCCCTGTTGCCACTCCTGTTGCTCAAGGAGCCACCTATGCACCTCCCCCAGCTTCATACCCCCCTTCTTCAATATCTTATACACCATTTGTGGCCCCCCAGTTAATTCAGCATAACAGTCCTGTGGGTTCACCAAGCAATGGGCAGACTGCAAATCAAACACAAATGAATGTGAATCAACAATCAAAAGATTCTTCGGCAGCATCTAGCAGACCATACTACATACCTGATAATCTATTCAGCGATTTGATCGATGTGAAAAGTTTTGGTGGTGGAAATAAGATGGGCGGGCCCACTGCAATGGGTAGCTCAAATGGTGGTCAACCTATGATTGGCGGAAAGAAATAG
- the LOC136459332 gene encoding succinate dehydrogenase subunit 5, mitochondrial-like: MAAAALRSSAARRLLRLAPAASSALSAASRPTAGMAPLSRPIAALSGGNNPISWKLRRFFSSNEKHLPAISDPEIESAFKDLLAASWNELPDSLVAEAKKAVSKATDDKAGQEALKNVFRAAEACEEFSGTLVTLRMALDDLCGLTGENVGPLPGYIEDAVKAAYNHYMTYLESFGPEENYLRKKVETELGTKMIHLKMRCSGIGSEWGKISLIGTSGISGSYVELRA, encoded by the exons atggccgccgccgccctccgctCCTCCGCCGCACGCCGGCTCCTGCGCCTCGCCCCGGCAGCCTCGTCGGCTCTGTCTGCTGCTTCCCGGCCCACCGCCGGGATGGCGCCGCTCTCGCGCCCGATCGCCGCGCTCTCAG GTGGGAACAATCCTATCTCATGGAAACTGAGGCGCTTCTTCAGTTCAAATGAAAAACACTTGCCTGCAATATCTGACCCAGAGATAGAATCTGCATTTAAGGATTTGTTGGCTGCTAGTTGGAATGAACTTCCAGATTCTCTCGTAGCAGAAGCAAAGAAAGCAGTATCTAAAGCCACCGATGATAAGGCTGGTCAAGAGGCTTTGAAAAATGTATTTCGTGCAGCTGAGGCGTGTGAAGAATTTAGTGGAACCTTGGTTACCCTAAGAATGGCTCTTGATGATCTTTGCGGCCTGACTGGCGAA AATGTGGGTCCCTTGCCTGGTTATATTGAAGATGCTGTTAAAGCTGCATATAATCACTACATGACATACCTGGAGTCCTTTGGCCCTGAGGAAAATtatctaagaaagaaggtggagacTGAGCTGGGGACAAAAATGATACACCTCAAGATGAGATGCAGTGGCATAGGTTCTGAGTGGGGAAAG ATCTCCCTGATTGGCACCTCAGGGATCTCAGGTTCCTATGTTGAGCTAAGGGCATGA
- the LOC136456754 gene encoding amino acid transporter AVT6C-like isoform X2: MTPPASTGQPAGAIDDEPLLPEFSAGGHGRGGGSVSGAVFNVSTSIVGAGIMSIPAAMRVLGVVPALFLIAAVAVLADVSVEFMLRYTGWAAGGGKKAKATYAGIMGDAFGRAGAAVLNVFIAFTTAGTLVVYLIIIGDVMSGSVGGGDEHAGVLQELFGPQWWTGRQFVLLVTAVFVLLPLVLRRRVDSLRFTSAISILLAVVFMLISLGIALYALFKGTATMPRMLPDFSRLSSPFELFTAVPVIVLAFTFHFNVHPIRAELSKTSDMKTAVRISLVLCAAIYAAVGFFGYLLFGDATMADVLANFDRSSGAGVPQALNDAARLSYALHLVLVFPLLLFSLRVNVDELLFPGRRPLAADTRRFVSLTAVLMAVLYALAIAIPSIWTLFEYSGSTFAVTISLIFPGAIVLKDVHGIAKRKDKALAAMMIILAVVTSSIAIASNIMSSISDKVRGGHVASR, from the exons ATGACGCCGCCGGCGAGCACAGGCCAGCCGGCCGGCGCGATAGACGACGAGCCGCTGCTGCCGGAGTTCTCGGCGGGCGGCCACGGCCGCGGCGGGGGGTCGGTCTCCGGCGCCGTGTTCAACGTGTCGACGAGCATCGTAGGCGCGGGGATCATGTCGATCCCGGCGGCAATGCGCGTGCTCGGCGTGGTCCCGGCGCTGTTCCTCATTGCCGCCGTCGCCGTGCTCGCCGACGTCTCCGTGGAGTTCATGCTGCGGTACACGGGgtgggcggccggcggcggcaagAAGGCCAAGGCCACGTACGCGGGGATCATGGGCGACGCCTTCGGCCGcgctggcgccgccgtgctcaacGTCTTCATCGCCTTCACCACCGCGGGCACGCTCGTCgtctacctcatcatcatcg GGGACGTGATGTCTGGGAGCGTCGGCGGAGGCGACGAGCACGCCGGGGTGCTGCAGGAGCTGTTCGGCCCGCAGTGGTGGACGGGGAGGCAGTTTGTGCTGCTCGTCACCGCCGTCTTCGTTCTGCTGCCGCTCGTGCTCCGCCGCCGTGTCG ATTCGCTGAGGTTCACGTCGGCCATCTCCATCCTACTGGCGGTAGTGTTCATGCTCATCAGCTTGGGGATCGCGCTGTACGCGCTCTTCAAGGGCACTGCAACCATGCCGCGGATGCTCCCGGACTTCTCCAGACTCTCCTCGCCGTTCGAGCTCTTCACCGCCGTACCCGTCATCGTCCTCGCATTCACCTTCCACTTCAACG TGCACCCGATCCGCGCGGAGCTGAGCAAGACGTCGGACATGAAGACGGCCGTGCGCATCTCCCTCGTGCTCTGCGCCGCCATCTACGCCGCCGTGGGATTCTTCGGGTACCTCCTCTTCGGGGACGCCACCATGGCCGACGTGCTCGCCAACTTCGACCGCAGCTCCGGGGCCGGCGTCCCGCAGGCGCTCAACGACGCGGCGCGGCTCAGCTACGCGCTGCACCTCGTGCTCGTGTTCCCGCTCCTCCTCTTCTCGCTCCGAGTCAACGTCGACGAGCTCCTCTTCCCGGGCCGCCGGCCGCTCGCCGCGGACACGCGCCGGTTCGTGTCCCTGACGGCCGTGCTCATGGCGGTGCTCTACGCGCTGGCCATCGCGATCCCCAGCATCTGGACGCTCTTCGAGTACTCCGGGTCCACGTTCGCGGTCACCATCTCGTTGATCTTCCCTGGCGCCATAGTTCTCAA GGATGTTCATGGAATAGCGAAGCGCAAGGACAAGGCATTGGCGGCAATGATGATCATTCTGGCCGTGGTCACGAGCAGCATCGCCATTGCCTCGAACATCATGAGCTCCATCAGTGACAAAGTCCGAGGAGGTCATGTAGCTAGCAGATGA
- the LOC136456754 gene encoding amino acid transporter AVT6C-like isoform X1: MVSKNLPFSATPSAGRDTATPERATLLLPEHAGDDAPSCGGGSASVLGAVFNVSTSVVGAGIMSIPAAMRVLGVAPAVALIAGVAVLANAAVDFMLRYTRGAPSYAALMDDAFGRAGAKLLNVFVAFNGFGTLTAYLIIIGDVMSGAASGGEAHAGVLQELFGRHWWTSWEVVLVAAAAILLPLVLRKRVDSLRFTSAISILLAVVFMLISLGIALYALFKGTATMPRMLPDFSRLSSPFELFTAVPVIVLAFTFHFNVHPIRAELSKTSDMKTAVRISLVLCAAIYAAVGFFGYLLFGDATMADVLANFDRSSGAGVPQALNDAARLSYALHLVLVFPLLLFSLRVNVDELLFPGRRPLAADTRRFVSLTAVLMAVLYALAIAIPSIWTLFEYSGSTFAVTISLIFPGAIVLKDVHGIAKRKDKALAAMMIILAVVTSSIAIASNIMSSISDKVRGGHVASR; the protein is encoded by the exons ATGGTGTCCAAGAACCTGCCGTTCTCAGCTACGCCCAGCGCCGGCAGGGACACCGCGACACCGGAGAGGGCAACGCTGCTGCTGCCGGAGCACGCCGGGGACGACGCCCCGTCGTGCGGGGGCGGCTCAGCTTCGGTGCTGGGCGCGGTGTTCAACGTGTCGACGAGCGTGGTGGGCGCCGGGATCATGTCGATCCCGGCGGCCATGCGCGTGCTgggcgtggcgccggcggtggcGCTGATCGCCGGCGTCGCGGTCCTGGCCAACGCCGCCGTCGACTTCATGCTCCGGTACACCCGCGGCGCGCCGTCGTACGCGGCGCTGATGGACGACGCGTTCGGCCGCGCCGGTGCCAAGCTGCTCAACGTGTTCGTCGCCTTCAACGGCTTCGGGACGCTCACCGcctacctcatcatcatcg GGGACGTGATGTCGGGCGCGGCGAGCGGCGGGGAGGCGCACGCGGGGGTGCTGCAGGAGTTGTTCGGGCGCCACTGGTGGACCAGCTGGGAGGTGGTGCTGGTGGCAGCCGCGGCGATTCTCCTGCCCCTTGTGCTCCGGAAGCGTGTCG ATTCGCTGAGGTTCACGTCGGCCATCTCCATCCTACTGGCGGTAGTGTTCATGCTCATCAGCTTGGGGATCGCGCTGTACGCGCTCTTCAAGGGCACTGCAACCATGCCGCGGATGCTCCCGGACTTCTCCAGACTCTCCTCGCCGTTCGAGCTCTTCACCGCCGTACCCGTCATCGTCCTCGCATTCACCTTCCACTTCAACG TGCACCCGATCCGCGCGGAGCTGAGCAAGACGTCGGACATGAAGACGGCCGTGCGCATCTCCCTCGTGCTCTGCGCCGCCATCTACGCCGCCGTGGGATTCTTCGGGTACCTCCTCTTCGGGGACGCCACCATGGCCGACGTGCTCGCCAACTTCGACCGCAGCTCCGGGGCCGGCGTCCCGCAGGCGCTCAACGACGCGGCGCGGCTCAGCTACGCGCTGCACCTCGTGCTCGTGTTCCCGCTCCTCCTCTTCTCGCTCCGAGTCAACGTCGACGAGCTCCTCTTCCCGGGCCGCCGGCCGCTCGCCGCGGACACGCGCCGGTTCGTGTCCCTGACGGCCGTGCTCATGGCGGTGCTCTACGCGCTGGCCATCGCGATCCCCAGCATCTGGACGCTCTTCGAGTACTCCGGGTCCACGTTCGCGGTCACCATCTCGTTGATCTTCCCTGGCGCCATAGTTCTCAA GGATGTTCATGGAATAGCGAAGCGCAAGGACAAGGCATTGGCGGCAATGATGATCATTCTGGCCGTGGTCACGAGCAGCATCGCCATTGCCTCGAACATCATGAGCTCCATCAGTGACAAAGTCCGAGGAGGTCATGTAGCTAGCAGATGA